The region GACGGCGGTACGGAAGTCCGGCGGCGCATGGACGACGTGGCCTACACGCTGTGCGTCTCGACCGGTACGAGCGACGTGGACGCGGCGCTCGTCGCGGCCCGCCACCGGCTGCCCGGTGCTCGGACGACGGACGACTCCGTCGTCGCCTGACCCGAGGCGCGGACGTGGTGCCCAAGAAGCCCTGATGTCCGAGCTCAGTGAGTGATCCGAGCCAGGTCGGGTGGGCCCGCGAGCGAGCCCACCCGACCCTTCAGCCCCTTCAACGCAGCCACTGGTCCTTCTCCGCGGGCCGGTACAGCGTCACGGCCCGTGTCACCTTGTCGAGCACCAGACTCGGCGTCGCGACCCGGGTCACTTCGCCGTCGTACGAGAACCGCGGGTCACCGTGCAGCACTTCGAGCCGCAGGCCGCGCACCTGCGCCGTGGTGAGGACCC is a window of Streptomyces sp. NBC_00271 DNA encoding:
- a CDS encoding DUF5133 domain-containing protein, with protein sequence MLMAHPAVLRNLVKQYVTLRTLHAEDGGTEVRRRMDDVAYTLCVSTGTSDVDAALVAARHRLPGARTTDDSVVA